The Streptomyces kanamyceticus genome window below encodes:
- the groES gene encoding co-chaperone GroES produces the protein MTTASSKVAIKPLEDRIVVQPLDAEQTTASGLVIPDTAKEKPQEGAVLAVGPGRFENGERLPLDVKVGDVVLYSKYGGTEVKYNGDEYLVLSARDVLAIVEK, from the coding sequence GTGACGACCGCAAGCTCCAAGGTTGCCATCAAGCCGCTCGAGGACCGCATCGTGGTCCAGCCGCTCGACGCCGAGCAGACCACGGCCTCCGGCCTGGTCATTCCGGACACCGCGAAGGAGAAGCCCCAGGAGGGTGCTGTCCTCGCCGTGGGCCCGGGCCGCTTCGAGAACGGCGAGCGCCTGCCGCTCGACGTCAAGGTCGGCGACGTCGTGCTGTACAGCAAGTACGGCGGCACCGAGGTGAAGTACAACGGCGACGAGTACCTCGTCCTCTCGGCTCGCGACGTGCTCGCGATCGTCGAGAAGTAG
- a CDS encoding polysaccharide deacetylase family protein — protein sequence MQLVRQTEESARRRKNQTRAAVAVITVVAIASGCAVGGESDTVEPAHGQQPLQAPPARALDSYAKRLGAAQAARVAAAKRWGLAKTPLAAPPAPAAKPHITTRKGFEVKGQSSLPPVFTTIPTTEKVVFLTIDDGAEKDPALLRMMSDLKLPYTAFLSDYLVKEDYAYFKKMQSRGITLNNHTLNHRYLPGLSYEAQRREICGMQDVIAKRYGKRPELFRPPYGNYNQDSLRAAKSCGIKAVPLWASEAFADHMEWREWDRDLHPGDIILTHFRGRADWKGTMPDMVRKVMKTVTDKGYAVARLEDYL from the coding sequence ATGCAACTAGTACGACAAACGGAAGAATCCGCCAGAAGGCGGAAGAATCAGACGAGGGCCGCCGTCGCGGTGATCACGGTCGTCGCGATCGCGTCGGGCTGCGCCGTCGGGGGCGAATCCGACACCGTCGAACCGGCCCACGGCCAGCAGCCGCTCCAGGCCCCGCCCGCCCGCGCCCTCGACTCCTACGCCAAGCGGCTCGGCGCGGCCCAGGCCGCGCGGGTCGCTGCGGCCAAGCGCTGGGGCCTGGCGAAGACCCCGCTCGCGGCGCCCCCCGCCCCCGCGGCCAAGCCGCACATCACCACCCGCAAGGGCTTCGAGGTCAAGGGCCAGTCGAGCCTGCCGCCCGTCTTCACGACGATCCCGACCACGGAGAAGGTCGTCTTCCTGACCATCGACGACGGCGCCGAGAAGGACCCGGCGCTGCTGCGGATGATGAGCGACCTGAAGCTCCCGTACACCGCGTTCCTCAGTGACTACCTGGTCAAGGAGGACTACGCGTACTTCAAGAAGATGCAGTCCCGCGGCATCACCCTGAACAACCACACCCTCAACCACCGCTACCTGCCCGGACTCTCCTACGAGGCGCAGCGCCGCGAGATCTGCGGCATGCAGGACGTCATCGCGAAGCGCTACGGCAAACGGCCCGAACTCTTCCGCCCGCCGTACGGCAACTACAACCAGGACTCCCTGCGCGCCGCCAAGTCCTGTGGCATCAAGGCGGTGCCGCTGTGGGCGTCGGAGGCGTTCGCCGACCACATGGAGTGGCGCGAGTGGGACCGGGACCTGCATCCCGGAGACATCATCCTCACGCACTTCCGGGGCCGCGCGGACTGGAAGGGCACGATGCCCGACATGGTCCGCAAGGTCATGAAGACGGTCACGGACAAGGGGTACGCGGTGGCCAGGCTGGAGGACTACCTGTGA
- a CDS encoding THUMP-like domain-containing protein, producing the protein MGQVNDPNTPSGHETDPGDPLGNPLAAFAALRTDAGLALLDEVRDVQPAQELAAATRLRREHPAPLVSAALAQARLRQRAAAKFGARDAARMFFTPNGVEQSTRASVAAHRAESFKTLGVRSLADLCCGIGGDAIALARAGISVLAVDRDPLTCAVARANAEALGLAELIEVREADVTEVDTSAYDAVFVDPARRGGRGRIFDPEAYSPPLSWAVAAALDAPRAALKIAPGIPHEAVPAEAAAEWISDGGDVKEAVLWFGTDAPASHRATLLPGGASLWSSLDAMLPDPPVRPVGRYLYEPDGAVIRAHLVAEVAARVEGGLIDETIAYVTSDALHPTPYAVAYEITDQLPFGVKKLKALLREREVGILTVKKRGSAVEPEELRRKVKPQGKNSATVFMTRVAGAPTMLIGHPVG; encoded by the coding sequence ATGGGGCAGGTGAACGACCCGAACACGCCGAGCGGCCACGAGACCGACCCCGGCGACCCTCTCGGCAACCCCCTCGCCGCCTTCGCCGCCCTGCGCACCGACGCGGGCCTGGCCCTGCTCGACGAGGTGCGGGACGTGCAGCCCGCGCAGGAGCTCGCCGCCGCGACCCGGCTGCGCCGCGAACACCCGGCCCCGCTGGTCTCCGCGGCCCTCGCGCAGGCGCGCCTGCGGCAGCGGGCCGCGGCGAAGTTCGGCGCGCGGGACGCGGCCCGGATGTTCTTCACGCCCAACGGCGTCGAGCAGTCCACGCGCGCCTCCGTCGCCGCGCACCGCGCCGAGAGCTTCAAGACGCTCGGCGTACGGTCCCTCGCCGACCTCTGCTGCGGCATCGGCGGCGACGCGATCGCCCTCGCGCGGGCGGGCATCTCCGTGCTCGCCGTCGACCGGGACCCGCTGACCTGCGCCGTCGCCCGCGCCAACGCCGAGGCACTGGGGCTCGCCGAGCTGATCGAGGTCCGCGAGGCGGATGTCACCGAGGTGGACACGTCCGCGTACGACGCGGTGTTCGTGGACCCGGCGCGCAGGGGCGGACGTGGCCGGATCTTCGACCCCGAGGCGTACTCACCGCCGCTGTCCTGGGCGGTCGCCGCCGCGCTCGACGCGCCGCGCGCCGCGCTGAAGATCGCGCCCGGCATCCCGCACGAGGCGGTACCCGCCGAGGCCGCGGCGGAGTGGATCTCGGACGGCGGCGACGTGAAGGAGGCGGTGCTGTGGTTCGGCACGGACGCCCCCGCCTCGCACCGCGCGACGCTGCTGCCGGGCGGCGCGAGCCTGTGGTCCTCGCTCGACGCGATGCTGCCCGACCCGCCCGTCCGCCCCGTCGGGCGCTATCTGTACGAGCCGGACGGCGCGGTCATCCGCGCGCACCTGGTCGCGGAGGTGGCCGCGCGGGTGGAGGGCGGCCTGATCGACGAGACCATCGCGTACGTCACGTCCGACGCGCTGCACCCGACCCCGTACGCGGTGGCGTACGAGATCACCGACCAACTCCCCTTCGGCGTAAAGAAGTTGAAGGCCCTGCTGCGGGAGCGCGAGGTCGGCATCCTGACCGTGAAGAAGCGCGGCTCGGCGGTCGAACCGGAGGAACTGCGCCGCAAGGTGAAGCCGCAGGGAAAGAACTCGGCGACGGTCTTCATGACCCGGGTGGCAGGCGCCCCGACGATGCTGATCGGCCATCCGGTGGGGTGA
- a CDS encoding RNA polymerase sigma factor, which translates to MSSDEQPRQAIETVFRMESPRVIAGVARIVRDVGIAEELAQDALVAALEQWPEQGVPDNPGAWLMTAAKHRAIDLVRRRERYARKLAEVGRDLESAPPHTDEPADPDDIDDDLLRLVFTACHPVLSAEARVALTLRLLGGLTTAEIARAMLAPEPTVAQRIVRAKRTLATKGVAFEVPYGPDREDRLGSVLEVIYLIFNEGYAATAGDDWLRPALCEDALRLARVLAGLMPKESEVHGLAALLELQASRSAARTGPAGEPVLLADQSRGRWNRMLIRRGYAALAQAQAAAAGAGALGPYALQAAIAACHAHAHTYEETDWQQIAALYGLLAARTPSPVVELNRAVAVSRAEGPEAGLALVDALGAEPALEGYHLLPSVRGDLLARLGRSAEARAEFERAASLARNAREREMLLARAADC; encoded by the coding sequence ATGTCGTCGGACGAGCAGCCCCGCCAGGCCATCGAGACCGTCTTCCGCATGGAGTCGCCGCGCGTCATCGCGGGCGTCGCACGGATCGTGCGGGACGTCGGCATCGCCGAGGAACTGGCCCAGGACGCCCTGGTGGCCGCCCTCGAACAGTGGCCCGAACAGGGCGTGCCCGACAACCCGGGCGCCTGGCTGATGACCGCCGCCAAGCACCGCGCCATCGACCTCGTACGCCGCCGCGAGCGCTACGCCCGCAAGCTCGCCGAGGTCGGCCGCGACCTGGAGAGCGCGCCGCCGCATACCGACGAACCCGCCGACCCCGACGACATCGACGACGACCTCCTGCGCCTCGTCTTCACCGCCTGCCACCCGGTGCTCTCCGCCGAGGCCCGGGTGGCGCTGACCCTGCGGCTGCTCGGCGGCCTGACCACCGCGGAGATCGCGCGCGCGATGCTCGCGCCGGAGCCGACGGTGGCGCAGCGGATCGTGCGGGCCAAGCGCACCCTCGCCACGAAGGGCGTCGCCTTCGAAGTCCCGTACGGGCCCGACAGGGAGGACCGGCTCGGCTCCGTCCTCGAAGTCATCTACCTCATCTTCAACGAGGGGTACGCAGCCACGGCGGGCGACGACTGGCTGCGCCCCGCCCTGTGCGAGGACGCGCTGCGGCTCGCCAGGGTGCTCGCGGGCCTGATGCCCAAGGAGTCCGAAGTCCACGGCCTCGCGGCCCTGTTGGAGCTCCAGGCGTCCCGCTCGGCGGCGCGGACGGGCCCCGCGGGCGAGCCGGTGCTGCTCGCGGACCAGAGCAGGGGCCGCTGGAACCGGATGCTGATCCGGCGCGGATACGCTGCGCTGGCTCAGGCACAGGCCGCTGCTGCGGGCGCGGGGGCCTTGGGGCCGTACGCCCTGCAAGCCGCGATCGCCGCGTGTCACGCCCACGCGCATACGTACGAGGAGACGGACTGGCAGCAGATCGCCGCGCTCTATGGCCTGCTTGCCGCCCGCACCCCGTCCCCGGTGGTCGAGTTGAACCGGGCGGTGGCGGTCTCTCGGGCCGAGGGGCCTGAGGCGGGGTTGGCGCTGGTAGACGCCCTCGGCGCCGAACCAGCGCTGGAGGGGTATCACCTGCTGCCCAGTGTGCGGGGTGACTTGCTTGCCCGGCTCGGTCGGTCGGCCGAGGCTCGCGCGGAGTTCGAGCGGGCGGCGTCGTTGGCCCGCAATGCGCGGGAGCGGGAAATGCTTCTGGCTCGGGCCGCCGACTGTTGA
- a CDS encoding YciI family protein: MPRFLTMIRIDEKNVPEGGPSPELQERMGALLEEITKAGVMLDTAGLRPTSEGARVTWDKGELSTTDGPFTETKEVVGGYSICQAKDMAEAVEWAKRFLSTHEDYWTITAEVREIEG, from the coding sequence ATGCCGCGCTTTCTGACGATGATCCGCATCGACGAGAAGAACGTGCCCGAGGGCGGCCCGAGCCCCGAGCTCCAGGAGCGCATGGGCGCGCTGCTCGAAGAGATCACCAAGGCCGGGGTGATGCTCGACACCGCGGGCCTCAGGCCGACCTCCGAGGGCGCCCGCGTCACCTGGGACAAGGGCGAACTGTCCACCACCGACGGCCCGTTCACCGAGACCAAGGAGGTCGTCGGGGGCTACTCGATCTGTCAGGCCAAGGACATGGCGGAGGCGGTCGAGTGGGCCAAGCGGTTCCTCTCGACCCACGAGGACTACTGGACGATCACCGCGGAGGTCCGGGAGATCGAGGGCTGA
- a CDS encoding MFS transporter yields MVNPNAPQGRWLLPVLLTVQFLVSLDMSVVNIALPDMGADLGFAADSLLWVVNAYALAFGGLLMLGGRLADLIGRRRTLVWGFAVFGAASLAGGLALTPGQLIAARAVQGAGAAALAPVALALITVNYAAGPARSRALGLWGIAGALGGAVGIMAGGLLTDWAGWRSVMLVNVPVVVAALLLARRGVPADRRTGPAPRLDLAGALLVTSGMTVLVLGLVRTETYGWGSATTLATLGAAAALLVAFAVVETRVREPLLRLRLLSTAHRPVLSANVFALLMSSGQFAAFYFTSLYLQQVMGYGPTAAGAAFLPFCAGIVAGSTVATRTVGRVGARTLLVAGGLLGAAGFGWFALTVEAGGTFLSSILGPSLVASVGIGMCFVPLGTSATGDVAPEETGMASGLLNSSRQLGGSLGLAVLVTVAASATGTGTDRASLAEGHATAFAVSAGLLVAAALATAVLHGRRTPASTPPRPAQTSAHEETSKNLGDDVETGVSRSTQG; encoded by the coding sequence ATGGTGAATCCGAACGCTCCGCAAGGGCGTTGGCTGCTGCCGGTGCTGCTCACCGTGCAGTTCCTCGTCTCCCTCGACATGTCCGTCGTCAACATCGCCCTGCCCGACATGGGCGCCGACCTCGGTTTCGCCGCCGACTCGCTGCTCTGGGTCGTCAACGCCTACGCGCTCGCCTTCGGCGGCCTGCTGATGCTCGGCGGACGGCTCGCCGACCTGATCGGGCGGCGGCGCACCCTCGTCTGGGGCTTCGCCGTCTTCGGCGCGGCGAGCCTCGCGGGCGGGCTCGCGCTCACACCGGGGCAGCTCATCGCGGCCCGCGCCGTCCAAGGCGCGGGCGCGGCGGCACTCGCCCCCGTCGCGCTCGCCCTGATCACCGTCAACTACGCGGCGGGGCCCGCCCGTTCGCGCGCCCTCGGTCTGTGGGGCATCGCCGGGGCGCTCGGCGGCGCGGTCGGCATCATGGCGGGCGGCCTGCTCACCGACTGGGCGGGCTGGCGCTCCGTGATGCTGGTCAACGTGCCCGTGGTCGTCGCCGCGCTCCTGCTCGCGCGGCGCGGGGTGCCCGCCGACCGCCGCACGGGGCCCGCGCCCCGCCTCGACCTCGCGGGCGCCCTGCTCGTCACGTCGGGCATGACCGTGCTCGTGCTCGGCCTGGTGCGCACGGAGACGTACGGCTGGGGATCGGCCACCACCCTCGCCACCCTCGGCGCGGCGGCCGCGCTGCTCGTGGCCTTCGCCGTCGTCGAGACGCGCGTACGGGAGCCGCTGCTCCGGCTCCGCCTGCTCAGCACGGCGCACCGGCCCGTGCTCTCCGCGAACGTCTTCGCGCTCCTGATGTCCTCGGGGCAGTTCGCCGCCTTCTACTTCACCTCGCTCTACCTCCAGCAGGTGATGGGGTACGGCCCGACGGCGGCCGGTGCCGCGTTCCTGCCGTTCTGCGCGGGCATCGTGGCCGGGTCGACGGTCGCGACCCGTACGGTCGGCCGGGTCGGCGCGCGGACGCTCCTTGTGGCGGGCGGGCTGCTCGGCGCCGCCGGATTCGGCTGGTTCGCGCTGACCGTCGAGGCGGGCGGCACCTTCCTGAGCTCCATCCTCGGACCCTCACTGGTGGCGAGCGTCGGCATCGGCATGTGCTTCGTACCGCTGGGCACCTCGGCGACCGGTGACGTCGCCCCCGAGGAGACCGGCATGGCCTCCGGGCTGCTCAACAGCTCGCGCCAGCTCGGCGGCTCGCTGGGGCTCGCGGTCCTGGTCACGGTCGCGGCGAGCGCCACGGGGACGGGCACCGACCGGGCGTCCCTCGCCGAGGGCCATGCGACGGCCTTCGCCGTGTCCGCCGGGCTCCTGGTGGCGGCCGCACTGGCGACGGCGGTGCTGCACGGGCGTCGCACTCCCGCCTCGACACCCCCGCGACCTGCGCAGACGTCCGCCCACGAAGAAACTTCCAAGAATCTCGGCGACGATGTCGAAACGGGCGTCTCCCGTTCGACGCAGGGGTGA
- a CDS encoding TetR/AcrR family transcriptional regulator, with protein MAEEAEGAEEPVKKKRGVGRPRRVDTETIVATARRILTEEGVAALSMRRVAKEVGTTPMALYHHVRDKDDLLMLTLSGTAATTPRPELPAEPRERLLAVSLHMHDTLARLPWVVEVLGLGDLTDKGALWMVEEIVGAGIDCGLTPADAVRAYRTIWHCVYGDLVFRQAMRRRAEDPDRKRYFPDMLTEADADELPHLAALAGRWDELTEDYDVAHQLGAVVDGLLGRAERAPTSPG; from the coding sequence GTGGCAGAAGAAGCAGAAGGCGCGGAAGAACCCGTGAAGAAGAAGCGCGGCGTCGGCCGCCCCCGCCGCGTCGACACGGAGACGATCGTCGCGACGGCCCGCCGGATCCTGACCGAGGAGGGCGTCGCGGCGCTGAGCATGCGACGGGTCGCCAAAGAGGTCGGTACGACGCCGATGGCGCTCTACCACCACGTGCGCGACAAGGACGACCTCCTGATGCTCACGCTCTCCGGCACCGCCGCGACGACCCCGCGCCCCGAGCTGCCCGCCGAACCGCGCGAGCGCCTCCTCGCCGTCTCCCTGCACATGCACGACACGCTCGCGCGGCTGCCCTGGGTGGTCGAGGTGCTCGGCCTCGGCGATCTCACCGACAAGGGCGCGCTGTGGATGGTCGAGGAGATCGTCGGCGCGGGGATCGACTGCGGGCTCACCCCCGCCGACGCCGTCCGCGCCTACCGGACCATCTGGCACTGCGTCTACGGAGACCTGGTCTTCCGCCAGGCGATGCGGCGCCGCGCCGAGGACCCGGACCGCAAGCGGTACTTCCCCGACATGCTCACGGAGGCCGACGCCGACGAACTCCCCCACCTCGCGGCGCTCGCGGGACGCTGGGACGAGCTGACGGAGGACTACGACGTGGCACACCAACTGGGCGCGGTCGTCGACGGGTTGCTGGGCCGGGCGGAACGCGCCCCCACCAGTCCCGGATAG
- a CDS encoding class I SAM-dependent methyltransferase produces the protein MPFDHNDHYHRLLLRKLPPHGRTALDIGCGTGRFARRLAERGYEVDALDPSAEVIAEAEAVGGGPRYRQADVTALDLPEGHYDVISCLASLHHMPFDTVTRLRAALAPGGTLLVLGCYAGMTSWDVVASPANAAARVAVYATERLRGTHTPPLKPPVAPPDMRLPRIRAEAARLLPGSRVRQLLFWRYLLTYHRPAGS, from the coding sequence ATGCCCTTCGACCACAACGACCACTACCACCGGCTGCTCCTGCGCAAGCTGCCGCCGCACGGCCGCACCGCCCTCGACATCGGCTGCGGAACCGGCCGCTTCGCCCGACGCCTCGCGGAACGCGGCTACGAGGTCGACGCGCTCGACCCGTCGGCGGAGGTCATCGCCGAGGCGGAAGCGGTCGGCGGCGGGCCCCGGTACCGGCAGGCCGACGTGACGGCGCTGGACCTCCCCGAAGGCCACTACGACGTCATCAGCTGCCTGGCGAGCCTGCACCACATGCCGTTCGACACGGTCACGCGCCTGCGCGCCGCCCTCGCGCCCGGTGGCACCCTGCTCGTGCTCGGCTGCTACGCCGGAATGACCTCGTGGGACGTCGTGGCGTCTCCGGCCAACGCGGCGGCCAGAGTGGCGGTGTACGCGACCGAGCGCCTGCGCGGCACGCACACACCCCCGCTCAAGCCGCCCGTGGCACCACCGGACATGCGGCTCCCGCGGATCCGCGCCGAAGCGGCCCGCCTCCTGCCCGGCAGCCGCGTGCGCCAACTGCTCTTCTGGCGCTACCTGTTGACGTACCACCGACCCGCCGGGAGCTGA
- the tsaD gene encoding tRNA (adenosine(37)-N6)-threonylcarbamoyltransferase complex transferase subunit TsaD: protein MADSRDEPLVLGIETSCDETGVGIVRGTTLLADAIASSVDEHARFGGVVPEVASRAHLEAMVPTIDRALKEAGVSAKDLDGISVTAGPGLAGALLVGVSAAKAYAYALGKPLYGVNHLASHICVDQLEHGPLPEPTMALLVSGGHSSLLLSTDITSDVRPLGATIDDAAGEAFDKIARVLNLGFPGGPVIDRYAREGDPNAITFPRGLTGPRDPAYDFSFSGLKTSVARWIEAKRAAGEEVPVRDVSASFQEAVVDVLTRKAVRACKDEGVDHLMIGGGVAANSRLRALAQERCEKAGIRLRVPRPKLCTDNGAMVAALGAEMVARNRAASDWDLSADSSLPVTEPHVPGHAHAHGHDHVHEVSKENLYS from the coding sequence ATGGCTGACTCGCGCGACGAACCCCTCGTCCTCGGCATCGAGACCTCCTGCGACGAGACCGGCGTCGGCATCGTCCGCGGCACCACCCTGCTCGCCGACGCCATCGCCTCCAGCGTCGACGAGCACGCCCGCTTCGGCGGCGTCGTGCCCGAGGTCGCATCGCGCGCCCACCTGGAGGCGATGGTGCCGACCATCGACCGCGCCCTGAAGGAAGCGGGGGTGAGCGCGAAGGACCTCGACGGCATCTCGGTGACCGCGGGGCCCGGGCTCGCGGGCGCGCTGCTCGTCGGCGTCTCGGCCGCCAAGGCGTACGCGTACGCGCTTGGCAAGCCGCTGTACGGCGTCAACCACCTCGCCTCGCACATCTGCGTGGACCAGCTGGAGCACGGGCCGCTGCCCGAGCCGACCATGGCGCTGCTCGTGTCGGGCGGGCACTCCTCGCTGCTGCTCTCCACCGACATCACCTCGGACGTACGTCCGCTCGGCGCGACCATCGACGACGCGGCGGGCGAGGCGTTCGACAAGATCGCGCGGGTGCTCAACCTCGGCTTCCCCGGCGGGCCCGTCATCGACCGCTACGCGCGCGAGGGCGACCCGAACGCCATCACCTTCCCGCGCGGGCTCACCGGGCCCCGCGACCCCGCCTACGACTTCTCCTTCTCCGGACTGAAGACGTCCGTCGCCCGCTGGATCGAGGCGAAGCGGGCCGCGGGCGAGGAGGTGCCGGTGCGGGACGTGTCGGCGTCCTTCCAGGAGGCGGTCGTCGACGTGCTGACCCGCAAGGCCGTGCGGGCCTGCAAGGACGAGGGCGTCGACCACCTGATGATCGGCGGCGGCGTGGCCGCCAACTCGCGGCTGCGCGCGCTCGCGCAGGAGCGGTGCGAGAAGGCCGGGATCCGGCTTCGGGTGCCGCGGCCCAAGCTGTGCACCGACAACGGCGCGATGGTCGCGGCCCTCGGCGCCGAGATGGTGGCGCGGAACAGGGCGGCGTCGGACTGGGACCTGTCGGCGGACTCGTCGCTGCCGGTGACGGAGCCGCACGTGCCGGGGCACGCACACGCGCACGGGCATGACCACGTGCACGAGGTCAGCAAGGAGAACCTGTACTCGTGA
- the rimI gene encoding ribosomal protein S18-alanine N-acetyltransferase yields MRWWDIDPVFLLEKELFPDDAWSRGMFWSELAHARGPLATRRYVVAMDGDRLVGYAGLAAAGDLADVQTIAVARDHWGTGLGARLLTDLLQAATAFECAEVMLEVRVDNTRAQKLYERFGFEPIGFRRGYYQPGNVDALVMRRTDPSTSATGVQGTEIHG; encoded by the coding sequence ATGCGCTGGTGGGACATCGATCCCGTGTTCCTCCTGGAGAAGGAGCTCTTCCCGGACGACGCCTGGTCGCGCGGGATGTTCTGGTCCGAGCTCGCCCACGCGCGCGGGCCGCTCGCCACCCGCCGCTACGTGGTGGCCATGGACGGCGACCGCCTCGTCGGGTACGCGGGACTCGCCGCCGCCGGAGACCTCGCCGACGTCCAGACCATCGCCGTGGCCCGCGACCACTGGGGCACCGGCCTCGGCGCCCGGCTCCTCACCGACCTGCTCCAGGCCGCGACCGCCTTCGAGTGCGCCGAGGTGATGCTGGAAGTGCGGGTCGACAACACCCGGGCGCAGAAGCTGTACGAGCGCTTCGGCTTCGAGCCCATCGGCTTCCGGCGCGGCTACTACCAGCCCGGCAACGTGGACGCGCTGGTCATGCGCCGCACCGATCCCTCCACCTCCGCAACCGGCGTACAAGGAACCGAGATTCATGGCTGA
- the tsaB gene encoding tRNA (adenosine(37)-N6)-threonylcarbamoyltransferase complex dimerization subunit type 1 TsaB — protein sequence MLLLALDTATPAVTVALHDGSSVIAESSQVDARRHGELLLPAVDRVLADAGLRLDAVTGIVVGVGPGPYTGLRVGLMTADTFGLALGVPVHGVCTLDGLAYASGIESGPFVVATDARRKEVYWARYDDVRTRVSDPAVDRPADIAAEVDGLPAVGAGALLYPDTFPDARAPEHVSAAALASLAAERLAAGEELLEPRPLYLRRPDAQVPKNYKVVTPK from the coding sequence GTGCTCTTGCTCGCTCTGGATACCGCAACGCCCGCCGTCACCGTCGCCCTCCACGACGGCTCATCCGTCATCGCGGAGTCGAGCCAGGTGGACGCCCGCCGCCACGGGGAACTGCTGCTTCCGGCCGTCGACCGCGTGCTGGCCGACGCCGGGCTCAGACTCGACGCCGTGACCGGCATCGTCGTCGGCGTGGGCCCCGGCCCCTACACCGGTCTGCGCGTCGGCCTGATGACCGCCGACACGTTCGGCCTCGCCCTCGGCGTCCCGGTGCACGGGGTGTGCACCCTGGACGGCCTCGCGTACGCCTCCGGCATCGAGTCGGGCCCCTTCGTGGTGGCCACCGACGCCCGGCGCAAAGAGGTCTACTGGGCGCGCTACGACGACGTACGCACTCGTGTGAGTGATCCCGCCGTCGACCGGCCCGCGGACATCGCCGCCGAGGTCGACGGGCTGCCCGCCGTCGGCGCGGGCGCGCTGCTCTACCCCGACACGTTCCCCGACGCCCGCGCCCCCGAGCACGTGTCGGCGGCCGCACTCGCCTCGCTGGCCGCCGAGAGGCTGGCCGCGGGCGAGGAGCTCCTGGAGCCCCGGCCGCTGTACCTGCGCCGTCCCGACGCGCAGGTGCCCAAGAACTACAAGGTGGTCACCCCCAAGTGA
- the tsaE gene encoding tRNA (adenosine(37)-N6)-threonylcarbamoyltransferase complex ATPase subunit type 1 TsaE, with protein MEAPHHQAPAATLKITVNSPEQMGELGRRLAKILRPGDLVMLTGELGAGKTTLTRGLGEGLDVRGAVTSPTFVIARVHPPLGAGPALVHVDAYRLGGGLDEMEDLDLDVSLPDSVIVVEWGDGKVEELSDDRLRVVIDRAVGDTTDEVREVTLTGLGTRWADEDLTLLAA; from the coding sequence ATGGAAGCACCGCACCACCAGGCCCCTGCCGCCACCCTCAAGATCACGGTCAACTCCCCGGAGCAGATGGGCGAGTTGGGCCGCCGCCTGGCCAAGATCCTGCGCCCCGGCGACCTCGTCATGCTCACCGGCGAGCTCGGCGCCGGGAAGACGACGCTGACCAGAGGGCTCGGCGAGGGCCTCGACGTGCGCGGCGCGGTCACGTCGCCGACGTTCGTCATCGCCCGCGTCCACCCTCCGCTCGGCGCGGGCCCCGCGCTCGTGCACGTCGACGCGTACCGCCTGGGCGGCGGGCTCGACGAGATGGAGGACCTGGACCTCGACGTCTCGCTCCCCGACTCGGTGATCGTCGTCGAGTGGGGCGACGGCAAGGTCGAGGAGCTCTCGGACGACCGCCTGAGGGTGGTCATCGACCGTGCCGTCGGCGACACCACGGACGAGGTCCGCGAGGTCACGCTGACGGGGCTCGGCACGCGCTGGGCGGACGAGGACCTGACACTGCTGGCGGCGTAG